One region of Myxococcus xanthus genomic DNA includes:
- a CDS encoding LptF/LptG family permease, with the protein MRGTLFIYVLRTYLRFALGILAGLVLVFVVVDFVDRAKLYTGPGWVWDAAELYFYKAMMSVQQLGPAALLLAAGTTVSALRKQGEVTAIRALTFGPSALYLPILVASFVACVGLVAFDERVATYSGRRVDEITTQRFNKWGDWRFYYTPKQWFRRGDNIFFLRGGSAQEGFQDVSVFTVTESFDLQRRLDASGMFPVEGMRWRLTDVVERTFDGEGKTSVRQLPEAEYDLGVAVTAFRIRPGRPEQMRASELREQIVARRDVGLATKQFELALHNRFAYPMAAFPAALLGVGLALRANRRGHLTAAIIEGLLTAVAMWGLMMVCRTLVLTERLSPGVAAWTPTVLLGLIAGAVWLQREGRLHLPRRSLLVR; encoded by the coding sequence GTGAGGGGGACGCTCTTCATCTACGTGCTGCGCACGTACCTGCGCTTCGCCCTGGGCATCCTCGCGGGCCTGGTGCTGGTGTTCGTGGTGGTGGACTTCGTGGACCGCGCGAAGCTGTACACGGGCCCGGGCTGGGTCTGGGACGCGGCGGAGCTCTACTTCTACAAGGCGATGATGTCGGTGCAGCAACTGGGACCGGCGGCGCTGCTGCTGGCGGCGGGCACCACGGTGTCCGCGCTGCGCAAGCAGGGCGAGGTGACGGCCATCCGGGCGCTGACCTTCGGCCCGTCCGCGCTGTACCTGCCCATCCTCGTGGCGTCGTTCGTGGCCTGCGTGGGCCTGGTGGCCTTCGACGAGCGGGTGGCGACGTACTCCGGCCGGCGCGTGGACGAAATCACCACCCAGCGCTTCAACAAGTGGGGCGACTGGCGCTTCTACTACACGCCGAAGCAGTGGTTCCGGCGTGGGGACAACATCTTCTTCCTCCGGGGCGGCAGCGCGCAGGAGGGCTTCCAGGACGTGTCCGTCTTCACGGTGACGGAGTCCTTCGACCTCCAGCGGCGCCTGGACGCATCCGGCATGTTCCCGGTGGAAGGCATGCGCTGGCGCCTGACGGACGTGGTGGAGCGCACCTTCGACGGCGAGGGGAAGACGTCCGTACGGCAGCTCCCGGAAGCGGAGTACGACCTGGGCGTGGCCGTCACCGCGTTCCGCATCCGGCCGGGGCGGCCGGAGCAGATGCGGGCGTCCGAGCTGCGCGAGCAGATTGTCGCGCGCCGCGACGTGGGCCTGGCGACGAAGCAGTTCGAGCTGGCCCTGCACAACCGCTTCGCCTACCCGATGGCGGCGTTCCCCGCGGCGCTGCTGGGGGTGGGGCTGGCCCTGCGCGCCAACCGGCGAGGGCATCTCACGGCCGCCATCATCGAGGGCCTGCTGACGGCGGTGGCGATGTGGGGCTTGATGATGGTGTGCCGGACCCTGGTGCTCACGGAGCGGTTGTCTCCTGGCGTCGCCGCGTGGACGCCCACCGTGCTGCTGGGCCTCATCGCGGGCGCCGTGTGGTTGCAGCGCGAGGGCCGGTTGCACCTGCCGCGGCGCTCGCTGCTGGTGAGATAG
- a CDS encoding LptF/LptG family permease, which yields MNRLSRYLLGELLVPLGVWVAFMFLLLFVMQFLRGTDVLLGSSVTLVDMARLLAYLAPHFLMMALPIAFLLAILLGLGRLGEDRELVALQALGIGPVRLLAAPMGIAVALSVLMLVITSTAQPWGLTGLKVLVSEVIRKNAVGDVKSGVFYEDLSNLTLYAEQVSADGKWTNVLLHDDREANSPLLVLAQRGQVGTSTSGEVLRFALEAGEVHRSAGRETEEYSIIRFDQAEISVGVGASMGKRSRFSYSREELTPGELMEAAREAEAQGEDARMYRMALHSRLGNALAPIAFALLGTPLAMGRRQSGRAWGYLLTLGGYVLYYLLSRVFEQMGQKGQLPAGLAGQMANLVFVAVGLVALYRVSRSGTVK from the coding sequence GTGAACCGCCTTTCGCGCTACCTGCTCGGGGAGCTGCTGGTCCCGCTCGGCGTGTGGGTGGCGTTCATGTTCCTGCTGCTCTTCGTCATGCAGTTCCTGCGGGGCACCGACGTGCTGCTGGGCTCGTCGGTGACGCTGGTGGACATGGCGCGGTTGCTGGCCTACCTGGCGCCGCACTTCCTGATGATGGCGCTGCCCATCGCCTTCCTGCTGGCCATCCTCCTGGGGCTGGGGCGGCTGGGCGAGGACCGGGAGCTGGTCGCGCTCCAGGCGCTGGGCATCGGGCCGGTGCGCCTGCTGGCCGCGCCGATGGGCATCGCGGTGGCGCTCAGCGTGCTGATGCTGGTCATCACCTCCACGGCGCAGCCCTGGGGCCTGACGGGCTTGAAGGTGCTGGTGAGCGAGGTCATCCGGAAGAACGCCGTGGGCGACGTGAAGTCTGGCGTCTTCTACGAGGACCTCAGCAACTTGACGCTGTACGCGGAGCAGGTGTCCGCGGACGGGAAGTGGACCAACGTGCTCCTGCATGACGACCGGGAGGCGAATTCGCCGCTGCTGGTGCTGGCGCAGCGGGGGCAGGTGGGCACGTCCACCAGCGGCGAGGTGCTGCGCTTCGCGCTGGAGGCGGGGGAGGTGCACCGCTCCGCGGGCCGCGAGACGGAGGAGTACAGCATCATCCGGTTCGACCAGGCCGAAATCAGCGTGGGCGTGGGCGCTTCCATGGGCAAGCGCAGCCGCTTCTCCTACTCCCGCGAGGAGCTGACGCCCGGCGAACTGATGGAGGCGGCGCGCGAGGCGGAAGCGCAGGGCGAGGATGCGCGCATGTACCGGATGGCGCTGCACAGCCGGTTGGGGAACGCGCTGGCGCCCATCGCCTTCGCGCTGTTGGGCACACCGCTGGCCATGGGCCGGCGCCAGTCGGGCCGGGCGTGGGGCTACCTGCTGACGCTGGGGGGCTACGTCCTCTACTACCTGCTGAGCCGCGTCTTCGAGCAGATGGGGCAGAAGGGCCAACTGCCCGCGGGCCTGGCGGGGCAGATGGCCAATCTGGTGTTCGTCGCGGTGGGGCTGGTGGCCCTGTACCGGGTGAGCCGCTCGGGGACGGTCAAGTGA
- the purD gene encoding phosphoribosylamine--glycine ligase: protein MDVKVLLLGSGGREHALAWKLSQSPMLTQLLCGPGNPGTAKLGTNVALRADAPEEVAAFAKREAVDLVVVGPEAPLVAGVADALADAGIPCFGPVAAGARIEGSKAFAKEIMAEAGVPTAAFQTFTDMAAAEAYAVAQGRIVVKADGLAAGKGVIVAHDVEAARAAVRAVGAMGVAGQTMVLEELLEGEEVSAMALCDGERYAMLPLSQDHKRVGEGDTGPNTGGMGAYSPAPFLSAAQLAEVGERVVAPTLAVLRRRGIPFRGVLYAGLMLTRGGPKVLEFNARFGDPETQVLMMQLGEDLLPLLDACARGALVPRTLVSALGASVGVVLAARGYPDAPEKGQRIEGLDAVPPDATVFLAGAEARDGGVVTAGGRVLTVCARGEDLAQARERAYAAVATVRFEGMHFRRDIGARGMKAAP from the coding sequence GTGGATGTGAAGGTCCTGCTGCTCGGTTCCGGTGGCCGTGAGCACGCGCTCGCGTGGAAGCTGTCGCAGAGCCCCATGTTGACCCAGCTCTTGTGCGGTCCGGGCAACCCGGGCACGGCGAAGCTGGGCACGAACGTGGCCCTGCGCGCGGACGCACCGGAGGAAGTCGCCGCGTTCGCGAAGCGCGAGGCCGTGGACCTGGTGGTGGTGGGGCCAGAGGCGCCGCTGGTCGCGGGGGTCGCTGACGCGCTGGCCGACGCGGGCATCCCCTGCTTCGGGCCCGTGGCGGCGGGCGCGCGCATCGAAGGGTCCAAGGCCTTCGCGAAGGAGATCATGGCCGAGGCCGGCGTGCCCACCGCCGCCTTCCAGACCTTCACCGACATGGCGGCGGCGGAAGCCTACGCGGTGGCGCAGGGCCGCATCGTCGTCAAGGCGGATGGCCTGGCGGCGGGCAAGGGCGTCATCGTCGCCCACGACGTCGAGGCCGCGCGCGCGGCGGTGCGCGCCGTGGGGGCCATGGGCGTGGCGGGCCAGACGATGGTCCTGGAGGAGCTGCTGGAGGGCGAAGAGGTGTCCGCGATGGCGCTGTGTGATGGCGAGCGCTACGCCATGCTTCCCTTATCCCAGGACCACAAGCGCGTGGGCGAAGGCGATACCGGGCCGAACACCGGCGGCATGGGCGCGTACAGCCCCGCGCCTTTCCTGTCCGCCGCGCAGCTCGCCGAGGTGGGCGAGCGCGTGGTCGCCCCGACGCTGGCCGTGTTGCGCCGGCGCGGAATTCCCTTCCGGGGTGTGCTGTATGCGGGGCTGATGCTCACGCGCGGCGGCCCGAAGGTGCTGGAGTTCAACGCGCGCTTCGGTGACCCGGAGACGCAGGTGTTGATGATGCAACTGGGGGAGGACCTGCTGCCGTTGCTGGACGCGTGTGCCCGGGGCGCGCTCGTGCCGCGGACGCTGGTGTCCGCGCTTGGTGCCTCGGTGGGCGTGGTGCTGGCGGCGCGGGGCTATCCGGACGCGCCGGAGAAGGGCCAGCGGATTGAAGGGCTGGACGCGGTGCCACCCGACGCCACGGTGTTCCTGGCGGGCGCGGAGGCGCGCGACGGCGGCGTCGTGACGGCCGGAGGCCGGGTGCTGACGGTGTGCGCGCGGGGCGAGGACCTGGCTCAGGCACGTGAGCGGGCCTACGCGGCGGTGGCGACCGTGCGCTTCGAGGGCATGCACTTCCGCCGGGACATCGGCGCGCGAGGGATGAAGGCCGCCCCGTGA
- a CDS encoding tetratricopeptide repeat protein, with protein sequence MRIVCQKCAAAYAIDDKLITAKGVRAQCPRCRNLQLVRRDPSAVPAAGAPAPASQPAAPVTLTPVSGAAPADDLFGDFGAPPPAAPAPGAAPAPKPARGEGRSGSDLFGDFGAMPSPAPASAPPVDPFASVGMPASGGGGAAGAEDPLLDFLGPPPSAPQGLESQPSHPAKPAAAKPATSGCRVCQKPLTDSFDQALGICDDCRQPGSARAPAATSRPAAPAGNSDFLPPMADLGGGSASVAQASEPAPGAEPRSGARVPISTDIIPDMGPEPRSGLRASSPQLGAEPRSGSRSAPVLVTDGRSRGGKGGLVAGLVGLVVVGGGVGGYFLYQQQQEASRRQAGPPPVAAIPDAVKAVLPRWKLKYLEILGTSAERLAQGQQQLARDERFAYAEAEESFQQALVLDPTSDAAIAGYVQALALGRGARMDDATFQEARALLSAAESRSGRTAPLLLAHANLLLARSGQPEQARPLAEELLARAELADAQKAEAHLVLGRTWLSSSRELARSHFDSAQKLSPDIKRLHYYRALAHASGGEYSAALDTLRKRLETSPKDWESLALTARIYQEVGEPAEARKLYEARVKAEPGELRALLPLAMLRYQAEGNAAGAVRDLRALMKNRARYDEPEVAEVLVHLAAAERTAGSQDAAVKSAEEALQLVKGLPEAHLQLFLVALGRRDAEKARTHLPGFRGQLEDGALEKVLEGRLLLLEKKPLEALEGFQEAVKLDARRLDAQLLAGVAAASAKRRDDAFRALHQALQSDPLRLEPRPATSAYWLRPRETVEGVEGAILALSEGPEDPSPLLYEGLLRFHQHQFDAAERHLRSVLEVDANNAGALAYRSLIALQRGALADARRLGERSAAAGRQMPVSHLAHGLALADARQVEPAKRALRDALALAPTLLSAQARLAQLESAQGKDVARDTLVKVVGLDPAYLPAKRMLYLLER encoded by the coding sequence ATGCGCATCGTCTGTCAGAAATGCGCGGCCGCCTACGCGATTGATGACAAGCTCATCACCGCCAAGGGCGTTCGCGCGCAGTGTCCTCGCTGCCGGAACCTGCAGTTGGTCCGGCGCGATCCCTCGGCCGTGCCCGCTGCTGGCGCGCCGGCTCCGGCATCCCAGCCCGCGGCGCCCGTCACGCTGACGCCCGTCTCCGGCGCCGCGCCCGCGGACGACCTCTTCGGCGACTTCGGTGCGCCGCCGCCCGCCGCGCCCGCACCTGGCGCTGCTCCGGCTCCCAAGCCCGCCCGGGGAGAGGGCCGCTCGGGCTCGGACCTGTTCGGCGACTTCGGGGCAATGCCCTCGCCTGCTCCCGCGTCCGCGCCGCCCGTGGACCCCTTCGCGAGCGTGGGGATGCCGGCTTCGGGAGGCGGTGGGGCGGCCGGTGCGGAGGACCCGCTGCTCGACTTCCTGGGACCGCCGCCCTCCGCGCCGCAGGGCCTGGAGTCCCAGCCTTCGCATCCGGCGAAGCCCGCCGCCGCGAAGCCCGCGACCTCCGGCTGCCGCGTCTGCCAGAAGCCGCTGACGGATTCCTTCGACCAGGCGCTCGGCATCTGTGATGACTGCCGCCAGCCTGGTTCCGCTCGGGCGCCGGCCGCCACGAGCCGTCCGGCCGCTCCGGCGGGGAACTCGGACTTCCTGCCGCCCATGGCGGACCTGGGTGGGGGCTCCGCATCGGTGGCGCAAGCCTCGGAGCCAGCGCCCGGTGCCGAGCCCCGTAGTGGCGCACGCGTGCCCATCAGCACCGACATCATTCCGGACATGGGGCCGGAGCCTCGCAGTGGCCTCCGCGCCTCCTCGCCGCAGTTGGGAGCGGAGCCTCGCAGCGGCTCGCGCTCCGCGCCGGTGCTCGTCACGGATGGGCGCTCCCGTGGGGGCAAGGGCGGACTGGTGGCGGGCCTCGTGGGGCTCGTCGTCGTGGGCGGAGGTGTGGGCGGTTACTTCCTGTACCAACAGCAGCAGGAGGCGTCGCGCCGCCAGGCCGGTCCTCCGCCCGTGGCCGCCATCCCGGACGCGGTGAAGGCCGTGCTGCCTCGCTGGAAGTTGAAGTACCTGGAGATTCTGGGCACCAGCGCGGAACGGCTCGCGCAGGGGCAGCAGCAGCTCGCCCGTGACGAGCGCTTCGCGTACGCGGAGGCGGAGGAGTCCTTCCAGCAGGCGCTGGTGCTGGACCCGACCAGCGATGCCGCCATCGCGGGCTACGTCCAGGCGCTGGCCCTGGGACGCGGCGCGCGCATGGACGACGCGACGTTCCAGGAGGCCCGCGCGCTGCTGTCGGCGGCGGAGTCGCGGTCTGGCCGCACGGCGCCGTTGCTGCTGGCGCACGCGAACCTCCTGCTGGCCCGCTCCGGTCAGCCCGAGCAGGCGCGCCCGCTCGCGGAGGAGTTGCTGGCCCGCGCGGAGCTCGCCGACGCGCAGAAGGCCGAAGCGCACCTGGTGCTGGGCCGCACGTGGCTGTCGTCGTCCCGCGAGCTGGCTCGCAGTCACTTCGACTCCGCGCAGAAGCTGTCGCCGGACATCAAGCGGCTGCACTACTACCGCGCGCTCGCGCATGCGTCGGGCGGTGAGTATTCCGCCGCGCTGGACACGCTGCGCAAGCGGCTGGAGACGAGCCCGAAGGACTGGGAGAGCCTGGCGCTCACCGCCCGCATCTACCAGGAGGTGGGGGAGCCCGCGGAGGCGCGCAAGTTGTACGAGGCCCGGGTGAAGGCGGAGCCCGGCGAGCTGCGCGCCCTGTTGCCGCTGGCGATGCTGCGCTACCAGGCGGAAGGCAACGCCGCAGGCGCGGTGCGGGACTTGCGCGCGCTGATGAAGAACCGGGCGCGCTACGACGAGCCCGAGGTGGCCGAGGTGCTGGTGCACCTGGCGGCCGCGGAGCGCACCGCGGGCAGTCAGGACGCGGCGGTGAAGTCGGCGGAAGAGGCCCTGCAACTCGTGAAGGGATTGCCGGAGGCGCACCTCCAGCTCTTCCTGGTGGCCCTGGGCCGCCGCGACGCGGAGAAGGCACGGACCCATCTGCCGGGCTTCCGCGGGCAGTTGGAGGACGGCGCGCTGGAGAAGGTGCTCGAAGGCCGGCTGCTGCTCCTGGAGAAGAAGCCGCTGGAGGCGCTGGAGGGATTTCAGGAAGCGGTGAAGCTGGACGCGCGGCGGCTGGACGCGCAGCTGCTGGCGGGCGTCGCCGCGGCGAGCGCGAAGCGACGGGACGATGCCTTCCGCGCGCTGCACCAGGCGCTGCAGTCGGACCCGCTCCGGCTGGAGCCGCGGCCCGCGACGTCTGCCTACTGGCTGCGCCCGCGCGAGACGGTGGAGGGCGTGGAGGGTGCCATCCTCGCGCTGTCCGAGGGACCGGAGGACCCGTCCCCGCTGTTGTACGAAGGCCTGCTGCGCTTCCACCAGCACCAGTTCGACGCGGCCGAGCGTCACCTGCGCAGTGTGTTGGAGGTGGACGCGAACAACGCGGGGGCCCTGGCCTACCGCTCGCTCATCGCGCTGCAGCGAGGTGCTCTCGCGGACGCCCGGCGCCTGGGCGAACGCTCCGCGGCGGCGGGGCGGCAGATGCCGGTGTCGCATCTGGCGCACGGCCTGGCGTTGGCGGATGCCCGGCAGGTGGAACCGGCCAAGCGCGCGCTGCGGGACGCGCTGGCCCTGGCGCCCACGCTGCTATCGGCGCAGGCGCGACTGGCGCAGTTGGAGTCGGCCCAGGGCAAGGACGTGGCACGAGACACCCTGGTGAAGGTGGTGGGGTTGGATCCGGCATACCTCCCCGCGAAGCGGATGCTCTACCTGTTGGAACGGTGA
- the purH gene encoding bifunctional phosphoribosylaminoimidazolecarboxamide formyltransferase/IMP cyclohydrolase, which translates to MLALLSVSDKRGLVPFAQGLVRLGFRLLSTGGTLEALKGAGVPVNKVSEHTQSPEILGGRVKTLHPRIHGGILGRLELEADREEMKAHGIEPISLVAVNLYPFRQTVASGAAEPEVIEQIDIGGPAMVRASAKNFRHVSVVVDPDDYPAVLAELEQQKAVSEDTRRRLMRKAFAHTAAYDASISAWLSAQAGEPFPGELSLAFQKSQDLRYGENPHQRGAFYREHAAPQEPTVAFAKVLQGKELSYNNILDLDAALGLLLEFPEAPAAVIIKHNTPCGVAVDAALVKAYRTARAVDEVSAFGGIVALNREVDAATAQAMAETFLEAVIAPSYSPEALQVLATKKNLRLLEAGPALASPQARPRAQLDARSVSGGMLLMDRDSVEPPLSWKVVSKRAPTPEEEQAMRFAWKVCKHVKSNAIVFASGDQLLAQGGGQTNRVDSVRIAMQRGGAALRGSAVASDAFFPFRDGLDEAARAGATCVVQPGGSVRDAELIAAADEHGMAMVLTGVRHFRH; encoded by the coding sequence GTGCTGGCTCTCCTGAGCGTTTCTGATAAGCGAGGTCTGGTTCCCTTCGCCCAGGGGCTCGTCCGCCTGGGCTTCCGGTTGTTGTCCACCGGGGGCACGCTGGAGGCGCTCAAGGGCGCGGGGGTGCCCGTCAACAAGGTGTCCGAGCACACGCAGAGCCCCGAGATTCTGGGTGGCCGCGTGAAGACGCTCCACCCCCGCATCCACGGCGGCATCCTGGGACGGCTGGAGCTGGAGGCCGACCGGGAGGAGATGAAGGCGCACGGCATCGAGCCCATCTCCCTGGTCGCGGTGAACCTGTATCCATTCCGGCAGACGGTGGCCTCGGGCGCCGCGGAGCCGGAGGTCATCGAGCAGATTGATATCGGCGGGCCCGCGATGGTGCGCGCCTCCGCGAAGAACTTCCGGCACGTCTCGGTGGTGGTGGACCCGGACGACTATCCGGCGGTGCTGGCGGAGCTGGAGCAGCAGAAGGCGGTGAGCGAGGACACGCGGCGCCGGCTGATGCGCAAGGCCTTCGCGCACACGGCGGCCTACGACGCCTCCATCTCCGCGTGGCTGTCCGCGCAGGCGGGCGAGCCGTTCCCGGGGGAGCTGTCGTTGGCGTTCCAGAAGTCGCAGGACCTGCGCTACGGGGAGAACCCGCATCAGCGCGGCGCCTTCTACCGCGAGCACGCCGCGCCCCAGGAGCCGACGGTCGCCTTCGCCAAGGTGCTGCAGGGCAAGGAGCTGTCGTACAACAACATCCTGGACCTGGACGCGGCGCTGGGCCTGCTGCTGGAGTTCCCGGAGGCCCCCGCGGCCGTCATCATCAAGCACAACACGCCCTGCGGCGTGGCGGTGGACGCCGCCTTGGTGAAGGCCTACCGCACGGCCCGCGCGGTGGACGAGGTCTCCGCCTTCGGGGGCATCGTCGCGCTCAACCGCGAGGTGGACGCGGCCACGGCCCAGGCCATGGCGGAGACGTTCCTGGAGGCGGTCATCGCGCCGTCGTACTCCCCGGAGGCGTTGCAGGTGCTGGCGACGAAGAAGAACCTGCGGCTCCTGGAGGCGGGCCCCGCGTTGGCCAGTCCCCAGGCCCGGCCGCGTGCCCAACTGGACGCTCGCAGCGTGTCCGGGGGCATGCTGCTGATGGACCGGGACTCGGTGGAGCCGCCGCTGTCGTGGAAGGTGGTCTCCAAGCGGGCTCCCACGCCGGAGGAGGAGCAGGCCATGCGCTTCGCCTGGAAGGTGTGCAAACACGTCAAGAGCAACGCCATCGTCTTCGCCTCCGGTGACCAGCTCCTGGCGCAGGGCGGGGGGCAGACGAACCGGGTGGATTCGGTCCGCATCGCGATGCAGCGCGGCGGAGCGGCCCTCAGGGGCAGCGCGGTGGCCTCGGACGCCTTCTTCCCGTTCCGGGATGGGCTGGACGAGGCCGCCCGGGCGGGGGCCACCTGTGTCGTACAACCCGGCGGTTCGGTCCGTGACGCGGAGTTGATTGCCGCCGCGGATGAACATGGGATGGCCATGGTGCTGACGGGAGTGCGACACTTCCGGCACTGA
- a CDS encoding sigma factor-like helix-turn-helix DNA-binding protein: MSEVKQLQEEGGDQESDQAQERRRSKTMSRKEMARDLRRRRLTGQVDPEEADLLKQMDDTRPRTRADCINGPRPCNFVSCKHNLYLDVNPETGSIKLNFPDKEIWELEHTCALDVAEKGGITLEEVGEIMNLTRERIRQVETRGLMKLREATEAEPPVSARKP; the protein is encoded by the coding sequence ATGTCGGAAGTGAAGCAGCTACAGGAGGAGGGGGGGGACCAGGAATCGGACCAGGCGCAGGAGCGCCGCCGTTCCAAGACCATGTCGCGCAAGGAGATGGCGCGCGACCTGCGGAGGCGTCGCCTCACGGGTCAAGTGGACCCCGAAGAGGCCGACCTGCTGAAGCAGATGGACGACACGCGGCCGCGTACGCGCGCGGACTGCATCAACGGTCCCCGGCCGTGCAACTTCGTCTCCTGCAAGCACAACCTCTACCTGGACGTGAATCCGGAGACGGGGTCCATCAAGCTCAACTTCCCGGACAAGGAAATTTGGGAGCTGGAGCACACCTGCGCCCTGGACGTGGCGGAGAAGGGCGGCATCACGCTCGAGGAAGTGGGAGAGATCATGAACCTCACCCGCGAGCGCATCCGCCAGGTGGAGACGCGCGGGCTGATGAAGCTGCGCGAAGCCACCGAAGCCGAGCCGCCGGTTTCGGCTCGCAAGCCCTGA
- a CDS encoding MerR family transcriptional regulator has product MESMDLLAPEEIARIERENAGGLPASAILKIFRPRGVRLSEATFRKYVQAGLLPRSRRVGRKGKHQGSVGLYPVEAVRRINVIKKMMSEGHTLEDIKRSYVFHSNYIDQLERDLAGLLNGFQEELGDRAFGGEHRRTLEAQLATLRQRAQDLVRDVARLGSAVTARADETIRSQ; this is encoded by the coding sequence ATGGAATCCATGGACCTGCTGGCTCCTGAGGAGATTGCTCGGATCGAGCGCGAGAACGCGGGCGGCCTGCCCGCGAGCGCCATCCTGAAAATCTTCCGGCCACGGGGCGTGCGCCTGTCGGAGGCGACGTTCCGGAAGTACGTGCAGGCGGGCTTGCTACCCAGGAGCCGCCGGGTGGGCAGGAAGGGGAAGCACCAGGGGAGCGTCGGGCTCTACCCGGTGGAGGCGGTGCGCCGCATCAATGTCATCAAGAAGATGATGTCGGAGGGGCACACCCTGGAGGACATCAAGCGGTCCTATGTCTTCCACAGCAACTATATCGACCAGTTGGAACGGGACCTTGCAGGCCTCCTGAACGGGTTCCAGGAGGAACTGGGGGACCGCGCCTTTGGGGGGGAGCATCGGCGTACGCTTGAGGCACAGCTAGCAACCTTGCGGCAAAGAGCGCAGGATCTGGTCCGGGATGTCGCCCGGCTCGGTAGCGCCGTGACCGCACGCGCAGACGAAACCATCCGTTCGCAATAG